One window of the bacterium genome contains the following:
- a CDS encoding CDP-alcohol phosphatidyltransferase family protein, giving the protein MIETALKPKVTEWISPLTDFLSQKGVSPNIITFIGLGMSFLSAAAFALGYFKVAALFVTLSGLCDLFDGAVARSSGRGSVFGAFLDSCLDRLSEIMVFLGICLYYLWAGEAVHILLLFLTLAGSLMVSYTKARSEGLDHECKVGLMERSERIILLILGGIAGPRYFPIILSVLFILTWLTVFQRMHHSWQLMENKRQSQHQ; this is encoded by the coding sequence ATGATCGAAACCGCATTAAAACCGAAAGTGACCGAGTGGATCAGTCCCCTGACTGATTTCCTGTCTCAAAAAGGGGTTTCACCCAATATTATTACCTTTATTGGGTTAGGGATGAGCTTCCTGTCGGCGGCTGCCTTTGCCTTGGGTTACTTCAAGGTAGCCGCCCTCTTTGTCACTCTTTCCGGTTTGTGCGATCTTTTTGATGGGGCGGTGGCTCGATCCAGTGGACGAGGCTCAGTCTTTGGGGCCTTCTTAGACTCATGTCTGGATAGACTTTCGGAAATAATGGTCTTTTTGGGAATATGCCTTTATTATCTCTGGGCAGGAGAAGCCGTTCATATCCTGCTTCTGTTCCTTACCCTGGCCGGTTCCCTTATGGTCAGCTATACCAAGGCCAGATCCGAAGGGCTTGACCATGAGTGCAAAGTCGGATTGATGGAACGGTCTGAGAGGATTATTCTTCTTATCCTGGGGGGGATAGCCGGACCACGTTACTTCCCTATAATCCTCTCGGTCCTATTTATTCTTACCTGGTTGACTGTCTTTCAACGTATGCACCATTCGTGGCAGTTGATGGAAAATAAACGCCAATCCCAACACCAGTAA
- the secA gene encoding preprotein translocase subunit SecA, with translation MWFDAILAKIFGTKQERDIKRLQPMVDEINEWEEEINRLSNQQLAAKTPYFKQKLADGETLDEILPEAFAVVREAAKRTVNMRPFDVQLMGGIVLHEGKIAEMKTGEGKTLVATMPVYLNTLMGEGVHVVTVNDYLAKRDTQWMGPIYHLLGLSVGTIQHESAFLYDPEHEKGDARYRHLRPVGHRGEAYAADITYGTNNEFGFDYLRDNMVPDRSLRVQRKHFFAIVDEVDSILIDEARTPLIISGPAEESTDKYYKINRIIPGLKAESDFQVDEKMRTAALTEEGVARVERMLKLDNLFDPRNMEIAHHVNQALKAHTLFKRDRDYLVKEGQVVIVDEFTGRLMPGRRYSEGLHQALEAKEGVRIAQENQTLATITFQNYFRMYEKLAGMTGTADTEAEEFHKIYKLEVVVIPPNMPMIRTDYSDVVYKTEREKFKAITDEIVELAHLRRPVLVGTISVEKSEKLSDLLKKRGIRHQVLNAKYHEKEAEIVAQAGQPGAITIATNMAGRGTDIVLGEGVTDMGGLHIIGTERHEARRIDNQLRGRSGRQGDPGSSRFYLSLEDDLMRIFGSDKVASLMDKLGIEEGEVIEHPWVTKAIERAQRQVEGQNFDIRKRLLEYDDVMNQQRQVIYHERDLVLEESDISDHIREMVEDVLEEIILSYCKPDDHPDDWDVEGLGTRLTQTFGVTMRPDEIKSLEHRQLFGHLLERVNEVYEGRRRELGPEQFNRVQRYLMLSVIDNLWKDHLYAMDSLKEGIGLRAYGQRDPLIEYKHESYQMFEHLSLRMKEQVVEYIFRVQMAEEAPTLRGRARPRELVAVHEGAKAEAQTEKKSERKLAKIGRNDPCPCGSGKKYKHCCG, from the coding sequence ATGTGGTTTGACGCTATTTTAGCCAAGATTTTTGGCACCAAGCAAGAGAGAGATATAAAACGACTTCAGCCTATGGTGGATGAAATAAACGAATGGGAAGAGGAGATAAACCGCCTTTCTAATCAACAGCTTGCCGCTAAAACGCCCTATTTTAAACAAAAACTGGCTGATGGAGAAACCCTGGATGAAATCCTTCCGGAGGCCTTTGCGGTTGTTCGGGAGGCGGCTAAACGCACCGTTAATATGCGGCCATTCGATGTCCAGCTTATGGGGGGGATTGTCCTTCACGAGGGTAAAATAGCGGAAATGAAGACTGGCGAGGGGAAGACCTTAGTGGCCACTATGCCTGTTTATCTAAATACCCTTATGGGCGAGGGGGTCCATGTAGTTACGGTCAATGATTATCTGGCCAAACGTGATACCCAGTGGATGGGGCCTATCTACCACCTGTTGGGTCTCTCAGTGGGGACCATCCAACACGAATCCGCCTTCCTATACGACCCGGAGCACGAAAAGGGTGATGCCCGTTACCGGCATCTTCGTCCGGTAGGACACAGAGGCGAAGCCTACGCCGCTGATATCACTTATGGCACTAATAACGAGTTTGGCTTTGACTATCTTCGGGACAATATGGTCCCTGACCGAAGTCTTCGGGTCCAACGGAAACATTTCTTTGCCATTGTGGATGAGGTCGATTCCATCCTGATAGATGAAGCCCGGACGCCTCTCATTATTTCGGGGCCAGCCGAGGAATCAACGGATAAATACTATAAAATCAACCGGATTATCCCCGGGTTGAAGGCTGAGAGTGATTTCCAGGTGGATGAGAAGATGCGCACCGCGGCCTTGACTGAAGAGGGGGTAGCCAGGGTGGAGAGGATGCTTAAGCTGGACAACCTCTTTGATCCCAGAAATATGGAAATCGCTCATCACGTCAACCAGGCCCTCAAGGCCCATACCTTATTTAAACGGGATCGAGATTACCTGGTTAAAGAGGGACAGGTAGTTATCGTGGATGAATTCACCGGCCGATTGATGCCGGGCCGGCGATATTCAGAAGGGCTGCATCAGGCCCTGGAGGCCAAGGAAGGGGTCAGGATCGCCCAGGAAAATCAGACCCTGGCCACTATTACCTTCCAGAACTATTTCAGAATGTATGAAAAACTGGCCGGTATGACCGGAACAGCCGATACCGAGGCCGAAGAATTTCATAAGATCTATAAGTTAGAAGTAGTGGTCATCCCTCCTAATATGCCCATGATCAGAACAGATTATTCTGATGTGGTCTACAAAACAGAACGTGAAAAATTCAAGGCGATTACCGATGAGATCGTGGAATTGGCCCACTTGAGGCGGCCGGTTCTGGTAGGCACCATCTCGGTGGAAAAATCAGAAAAACTCTCTGACCTCCTTAAAAAGCGGGGTATCAGACATCAGGTCTTAAATGCCAAGTATCACGAAAAGGAGGCCGAAATAGTGGCCCAGGCCGGTCAGCCTGGAGCCATAACCATCGCCACCAATATGGCCGGCCGGGGAACAGACATTGTCCTGGGAGAGGGGGTCACGGACATGGGCGGCCTTCACATCATTGGAACCGAAAGACATGAAGCCAGAAGGATTGACAACCAGCTTAGAGGGAGGTCCGGCAGACAGGGTGATCCTGGATCTTCTCGATTTTACCTCTCCCTGGAAGATGACCTGATGCGAATCTTTGGCTCAGATAAGGTCGCCAGTTTGATGGATAAACTCGGTATTGAAGAAGGCGAAGTAATCGAGCATCCCTGGGTGACCAAGGCCATAGAGAGGGCCCAGCGCCAGGTCGAAGGCCAGAACTTTGACATCCGTAAGCGACTCCTGGAATATGATGATGTGATGAATCAACAGCGGCAGGTCATCTACCACGAACGAGACCTTGTTCTTGAAGAATCTGATATCTCTGACCATATCCGGGAAATGGTGGAAGATGTCTTAGAAGAGATTATTCTCTCTTATTGTAAGCCGGACGACCATCCTGATGATTGGGATGTGGAAGGGCTTGGCACCAGGCTAACTCAAACCTTTGGTGTGACTATGAGGCCCGATGAGATTAAATCTCTTGAACACAGGCAACTCTTTGGTCACCTCTTAGAGAGAGTCAATGAGGTCTATGAGGGGCGAAGAAGAGAGCTTGGGCCGGAACAATTTAATCGGGTGCAGCGATACCTTATGCTTTCGGTCATAGACAATCTATGGAAGGATCACCTCTATGCCATGGACAGCCTTAAGGAGGGAATAGGCCTCAGGGCCTATGGGCAGAGAGACCCCTTGATTGAATATAAGCACGAAAGCTACCAGATGTTTGAACACCTGAGCCTCCGGATGAAGGAGCAAGTGGTTGAATATATCTTCAGGGTTCAAATGGCGGAAGAGGCCCCTACCCTGAGGGGAAGAGCCAGGCCGAGAGAATTAGTGGCGGTCCACGAGGGAGCTAAAGCAGAGGCCCAAACAGAAAAGAAGAGCGAAAGAAAGCTGGCCAAGATCGGTCGGAATGACCCATGCCCCTGCGGCAGCGGGAAGAAATATAAGCACTGTTGTGGATAA
- a CDS encoding MMPL family transporter, translated as MRSKVLSILAGVICRYYLYILFLIIILTGINIYLIKHLHLKTDYIDLLPANLRSVQDAKRITKMAGGMGYLIVVIEADDTTKVRGLADEIASRLETLPGIGYVTYRYGPEVTEFFERHALLYVEEEDLREINRRLTRKIELKAREANPFYIPLSGESDEINFDDLIEKYETKLDLQSASDGYFESKDHRMIALLTKPIVPVTDHASTKKLAEQVRKVISEVNPARFGTGVKVGLSGDYMISLEGKLVIIDDLNLTSVVALTGIILCLLFLLRNLMLTLLLGLSLLVSLSFTFGAAYLAVGELNLITAFLMAILMGLGIDFGIHFVSRFLEERAFGHDLPESIRIGLAETGEASLTSAITTSCAFFALTITDFKGFSQFGVIAGMGIIFAFISMYFFLPALIIVTEKVKSKLGLKDKSVHLARRIFTPRSFSPRFKLYPWVLILGILTLIGLGYLATRISFDYNSRNLEVEGAPSILLADKIMDRFNISLHPSAAYSETLEEIRLLDKKMAKLKENKVNLIDHFSSLAAFLPPNQEERLELIKDIEQTLKDDRLDLMDDEDLEFVNDLREKVKVTQIGPRELPVVISREYLGLDPESKGYISYIYPKTNLWNKLNAQHFAAAVRSIRLEGNREATSTGKAVIFSDMMDIIKRDGAIAFTLTMLVVFLILWLDFKNLAAALLTLSPLLTGVVFMLGLMSLLGLQLNFMNLIVLPLILGIGVDSGVHIYHRYQEEGRGSIVLTIMRTGRAIMAAVLTTMVGFAALLLAKYRGLNSMGSLALLGMGSTLVSALLVLPSLLQWREEAGK; from the coding sequence ATGAGAAGTAAAGTTCTTTCCATTTTGGCCGGGGTTATTTGTCGATACTACCTCTATATCCTCTTCCTGATCATTATATTAACCGGGATCAATATCTACCTCATTAAACACCTGCATCTTAAAACAGACTACATTGATCTCCTTCCGGCTAACCTCAGAAGTGTGCAGGACGCTAAACGCATAACTAAAATGGCCGGGGGGATGGGTTATCTTATCGTGGTGATTGAAGCAGATGACACCACTAAGGTCAGAGGTCTGGCCGACGAAATTGCCTCAAGACTGGAAACCCTGCCCGGCATAGGCTACGTTACCTATCGATACGGCCCGGAAGTAACAGAATTTTTTGAGCGCCATGCCCTTCTCTATGTGGAGGAAGAAGACCTTCGGGAGATAAACCGGAGACTGACCAGGAAGATAGAGCTCAAGGCCAGGGAGGCTAACCCTTTTTATATACCTTTAAGCGGGGAAAGCGATGAAATAAACTTTGATGATCTAATAGAAAAATATGAAACCAAGCTGGACCTTCAAAGCGCTTCAGATGGCTATTTTGAGAGTAAAGACCACCGGATGATTGCCTTGCTTACCAAGCCCATTGTTCCGGTAACTGATCACGCTTCGACCAAAAAATTAGCGGAACAGGTAAGAAAGGTTATCAGCGAAGTCAATCCGGCTCGATTCGGTACCGGCGTCAAGGTAGGACTTTCTGGTGATTATATGATATCTCTGGAGGGGAAGTTAGTCATCATTGACGATCTCAATCTTACCTCGGTGGTGGCCCTTACCGGAATCATCCTCTGCCTCCTCTTTCTCCTTCGTAATTTAATGCTTACTCTCTTGTTGGGCCTGTCTTTACTCGTCAGCTTGAGTTTCACCTTCGGCGCGGCCTATCTGGCCGTAGGCGAATTAAATCTAATTACCGCCTTTTTGATGGCCATCCTGATGGGGCTGGGGATTGATTTCGGGATTCATTTTGTCTCACGCTTTCTGGAGGAAAGGGCCTTTGGCCACGATCTGCCCGAGTCCATCCGGATTGGCCTGGCTGAAACAGGGGAAGCCTCTTTGACTTCGGCCATTACCACCTCTTGTGCCTTTTTTGCCCTGACTATAACCGATTTTAAGGGGTTTTCTCAATTTGGGGTCATAGCGGGCATGGGCATCATCTTTGCCTTTATCTCCATGTATTTTTTCCTGCCTGCCTTGATTATCGTAACTGAAAAGGTAAAAAGCAAGCTCGGACTTAAAGATAAAAGCGTCCATTTAGCCAGACGGATATTTACCCCCCGGTCTTTTTCTCCCCGATTTAAACTCTATCCTTGGGTCCTGATCCTGGGGATACTTACCCTCATTGGGCTTGGCTATCTGGCTACTCGGATCAGTTTTGATTATAACTCCAGGAACCTGGAAGTGGAAGGCGCCCCCTCTATCCTGCTGGCCGATAAGATCATGGATCGGTTTAATATCTCCCTTCATCCATCGGCGGCCTACTCGGAGACCTTAGAGGAAATCAGACTCCTTGACAAAAAGATGGCTAAATTGAAAGAGAATAAGGTCAACCTGATCGATCACTTCAGCTCTTTAGCCGCCTTCCTTCCACCTAACCAGGAAGAACGCCTTGAGCTAATTAAGGATATCGAGCAGACTCTGAAAGACGATCGCCTGGATTTAATGGATGATGAGGATTTGGAATTTGTCAATGACCTTAGAGAAAAGGTCAAGGTGACTCAGATAGGGCCAAGGGAGCTGCCGGTGGTCATTAGCCGTGAGTATTTAGGACTGGACCCTGAAAGCAAAGGTTATATATCTTATATTTATCCCAAGACCAATCTTTGGAATAAGTTAAATGCCCAGCACTTTGCGGCGGCCGTCAGGTCAATCCGGCTTGAAGGTAACCGGGAAGCCACCTCAACCGGGAAGGCCGTCATTTTCTCTGATATGATGGATATTATTAAACGGGACGGGGCTATTGCCTTTACCTTGACCATGCTGGTGGTGTTCCTTATCCTTTGGCTTGACTTTAAAAACCTGGCGGCGGCCTTGCTTACCTTAAGCCCCCTCTTAACGGGGGTGGTCTTTATGCTTGGCCTGATGAGCCTTTTGGGCCTCCAGCTAAACTTTATGAACCTTATTGTCTTGCCTCTGATCCTGGGGATTGGGGTGGATTCCGGTGTTCACATCTATCACCGGTATCAAGAGGAAGGCCGGGGTTCTATTGTCTTAACCATCATGCGAACCGGGCGGGCGATTATGGCGGCCGTCCTGACAACTATGGTGGGCTTTGCCGCCCTTTTATTGGCTAAATACCGCGGCCTTAACTCTATGGGCTCCCTGGCCCTCCTGGGCATGGGCTCCACTTTGGTCTCAGCCCTTCTGGTATTACCTTCGCTTCTTCAATGGAGGGAGGAAGCAGGAAAATGA
- a CDS encoding ABC transporter substrate-binding protein: MMSKKWKTLGAVGLILGSLLAVERGWSASPFQISHPLRGYPGFRIFNPAIPATHEVGVPSDSWEVKSLSSEEVINLPAGVTCVKIADTQSAILPGTQEVGAPSAIWYCTTSVTVVADTTATDTRAVNALTPDTSSQAITSDTIPSSPIADTTGADTTFVSVAPDTSPPSAIPGTQEVGAPLVDDPGTTIKKLIATIRLKDHDRFRTFMDPEKQCRLSLGKYWEKASAKQRKEYLNYYTPVLTAFSISGAQRYFKDIEINYGKAVVTDEGATVPTTIIYKNQREIHIDYRLTLYSNGWKAYDVLIDNESLIDDYRKQYEEFLKNKTFDDLIRVIKDLHKIHVTTQANRLKAED, from the coding sequence ATGATGAGCAAAAAATGGAAGACCTTAGGCGCCGTTGGTCTTATACTTGGTTCGCTTTTAGCTGTTGAAAGGGGATGGAGTGCTTCTCCATTTCAGATTTCGCACCCACTTCGTGGGTACCCGGGATTTCGGATTTTCAATCCCGCTATCCCGGCTACCCACGAAGTGGGTGTGCCCTCGGATTCCTGGGAAGTGAAATCACTATCTTCAGAAGAGGTAATAAATCTTCCCGCCGGAGTAACCTGTGTCAAGATAGCCGATACTCAATCCGCCATCCTCCCGGGTACCCAGGAAGTGGGTGCGCCATCCGCCATCTGGTACTGTACCACTTCAGTCACCGTCGTAGCTGACACCACGGCCACCGATACCAGAGCGGTAAATGCCCTCACACCTGACACCTCTTCTCAAGCCATTACATCTGATACCATTCCGTCTTCTCCAATAGCTGATACCACAGGCGCAGACACTACCTTTGTTTCAGTGGCACCGGATACCTCTCCGCCATCTGCCATCCCGGGTACCCAGGAAGTGGGTGCGCCATTGGTAGATGATCCCGGAACAACCATCAAGAAGCTGATCGCGACTATTCGCCTTAAAGATCACGATCGTTTTCGGACCTTTATGGACCCTGAGAAACAATGCCGTCTCTCCCTGGGAAAATATTGGGAAAAAGCCTCAGCCAAGCAAAGGAAAGAATATTTAAACTATTACACGCCGGTTCTGACTGCCTTCTCTATCAGCGGAGCCCAAAGGTATTTCAAGGATATTGAAATCAACTACGGCAAGGCCGTGGTGACAGATGAGGGAGCCACTGTTCCCACCACCATCATTTACAAGAACCAGCGGGAGATCCATATTGACTATCGACTCACCCTGTATAGCAACGGTTGGAAGGCTTATGATGTCCTTATCGACAATGAAAGTCTAATCGATGACTATCGAAAGCAGTATGAAGAATTTTTAAAGAATAAAACCTTTGACGATCTCATCCGAGTAATAAAGGACCTGCATAAGATACACGTAACTACTCAGGCAAACAGGCTGAAGGCTGAAGACTGA